A window of the Planococcus citri chromosome 4, ihPlaCitr1.1, whole genome shotgun sequence genome harbors these coding sequences:
- the LOC135845767 gene encoding chromatin remodeling regulator CECR2-like isoform X2, with product MDIHSWWEVPCIAHFCSLFRASFNLIDFDIEDLEEALLTDDASDSGNTLIQELIVRLLRGYYGNNSISTFNYQMFLRRLFRQKCREFNCYNPFDNDEDFQFLPMRTKVEILHMLCDFRLDADDVLDILKDLDSDSLRVHPLGYDANKSAYWYFYGTRLYREDYPKIKKEKEKKRGRKRKRGRNKEEESEEEEVELGSGIWQVICFTESDWERLAVNTEDATDKNEQALHQIIAEDFLPEIPKLFQEKERLQRKRFLELHPRKSSRIENLKRRKEEEMQYLEKYKRALSIQGTDSEEEVAAETNAKKAKKARHDRWKNRNTQKELYSDDDNSDTESLQESVTSYGSKPIIAGRGRQTNNSLSSATGEIIIHSAEKNRSPEWCDIRVEYLDIGLHKVLETLKKHEDAWPFKNPVDEKDAPNYYKVVKTPMSLRRMEEKLDCGKYKSVAEFKRDFQLIMANCKQYNGSRNEYTAMGENLEKVLQAGINKFFNSNNSSDGDDVTENSDFPDVNNGSHRRKKRKRRKRTTSKSTEDNDKENERKLSALDAPYSINSIESESRNADDALSIESRIGEHKPIKRGKGRPPKNASSFDAFDIVAEQTLRDINKWLNDTPKSTDFGSASNSPPPSNSPSDPIAIDVSLPTTGTHEKINPQKSNIRPFKHKELTKKRSLKENHHKHLQMIKQRRRDTQRTIDRLQPGKSKGNLISTISKPPGGTKPDDLPGSAKINKEPAAKTSENTHRMKPMLSLGSVLSTDVINLDVNSKKHTFSDNDSVPSDDEDPFSDGEATASNEHNEPQAENLALDKAYSESAYLEEKKAQEEKQQSAETKQEVASGSSNGSGGGSGGNVGGEMKAPASVGGGSSGVTSAAAEKNDKPKPNLGAWFKAFGAPKAQQTPKRKQESTFNDNPATPLANEELKDDYGSTSGKMASKSNEEDRYDINEPPPPTPGRFFLYEEDRERNVPAPLLSPDLKPMRRQRKLSTGSSISERSSFSQDPNDPMNSPHPSLDESSYQSPQPYHHQSPIHNTGALKVGFYQDTFPKCGSDKSNSCSPREPMNSCSPQHPMFSPRDSLASPRDSIASPRDPICSPKMAEPVHSPGVIQMTSPHNPMPSPRYTPVASPRDPYAGEPVHSPVYVPKSDPQPASSPYKPFRNAATPQPPQPAPNPPQEKSPFSIYPVKKRISAELEQTSKQQAEQHEKMAQSESPFVPVSSHDGDRHFTPTPGCLPQHILPPHNPYPPPPDPGSIPMSIPHHHPFMDTYSDNILLSSNPYFRKDLYVPGQPPPIVSSASSGQPSHLSSLFMQQSEGMYQSPVPGDKMGQNPASGRYSPPRQASPMVGGPAGYGRAIDFTAPAKPNESFAAQYHHSKFHVVNEADVALNYSNKTQHGYPPGMNYPAPPPSESDRAKMEAEYHHQRAAKMESPLQPYHHHAAEMHERAGPPPPATPVAVSSEQMYHGSAPHTGYHRSGPSPYANPPSSSDYFNGKPPPPHPASNYHLADLRAAYPSFANPNERQMHDDKQYYQTAAAAKTHHMDQAYMADRSMTELINSRQPHFNPLPNISSAAAKLTSSGSMATSAANNRYDLSYHNRPEPMPPVSAAPPAPPTKPPAKKSSSSSSKKKKAAAAAAAAAAAEQQQAANESSQAQNPSMYYHHLGGGQPNVGVGVSQDLKHNGIVPGSAFNFGTATAATTLKSDYQQYFDNLRSSRFFAETAAAAANEKPSPGPAPAAVSNASFPFLPPQRGSPSFSLAHAQAFMNANAPPCPPAIYSSPFLQRPPDELLRPMMLQQGLMSAHNGGYPHGYLNMHDPINRSPWL from the exons GATTTAGATTCAGATAGCTTACGTGTCCATCCATTGGGCTACGATGCGAACAAATCGgcgtattggtatttttatgGCACCAGGTTATACAGAGAAGATTATCCAAAG attaaaaaagaaaaagaaaagaaacgagGCAGAAAACGCAAAAGAGGCCGcaataaagaagaagaaagcGAGGAAGAAGAAGTCGAATTAGGCTCCGGTATCTGGCAAGTTATCTGTTTCACCGAAAGCGATTGGGAAAGATTGGCGGTGAACACGGAAGACGCCACTGATAAAAATGAACAAGCTTTGCATCAAATCATAGCCGAAGATTTTCTCCCAGAGATACCTAAATTGTTTCAAGAAAAAGAACGTTTGCAAAG GAAACGTTTCTTGGAACTGCATCCTCGTAAGTCGTCTCGTATCGAGAACCTGAAAcgaagaaaagaagaagaaatgcAGTATTTGGAGAAGTACAAACGAGCTTTAAGTATACAAGGTACCGATAGCGAAGAAGAAGTTGCCGCCGAAACCAATGCGAAGAAAGCTAAAAAAGCTAG aCACGATAGGTGGAAAAATAGAAACACTCAAAAGGAATTGTACTCCGATGACGATAACAGCGATACCGAAAGTCTTCAGGAATCAGTAACGAGCTATGGGAGCAAGCCCATCATCGCCGGACGAGGCAGGCAAACGAATAATTCGTTATCATCCGCAACCGGAGAGATAATTATACATTCGGCGGAAAAGAATCGTTCTCCCGAATG GTGTGATATAAGAGTAGAATATCTTGACATAGGACTGCACAAAGTGTTGGAAACGCTGAAGAAACACGAAGACGCGTGGCCTTTCAAGAACCCAGTCGACGAGAAAGACGCGCCGAATTACTACAAAGTAGTGAAAACGCCGATGAGCCTGCGCAGGATGGAAGAGAAACTAGATTGCGGAAAGTACAAAAGCGTCGCCGAGTTTAAACGCGATTTCCAACTCATCATGGCAAATTGCAAGCAGTACAATGGCTCGAGGAATG aatatACGGCGATGGGCGAGAACCTCGAGAAAGTACTTCAAGCCGGTATCAATAAATTCTTCAACTCGAATAATTCGTCCGATGGTGATGACGTTACCGAAAATAGTGATTTTCCCGATGTAAACAACGGTTCGCATcggagaaagaaaagaaaaaggagGAAGAGGACGACCAGCAAAAGTACCGAAGATAATGATAAGGAAAATGAACGCAAATTGTCCGCCTTAGATGCACCTTATTCGATCAA TTCTATCGAAAGTGAAAGTCGTAATGCTGACGATGCTTTGAGTATCGAGTCTCGAATAGGTGAACATAAACCGATCAAAAGAGGTAAAGGGAGACCTCCGAAGAACGCTTCTTCTTTCGATGCCTTTGATATTGTTGCCGAACAAACTCTTAGG gaTATTAATAAATGGCTTAATGATACTCCTAAAAGTACGGATTTCGGATCAGCTAGTAATTCGCCGCCTCCCTCGAATTCACCTAGTGATCCGATTGCCATCGATGTCAGTCTACCGACGACCGGAACTCACGAGAAGATCAATCCGCAGAAATCAAATATTAGACCATTTAAGCATAAG GAATTAACAAAAAAACGATCACTCAAAGAAAACCACCACAAACACCTACAGATGATCAAACAACGCCGCCGCGATACCCAGCGAACAATCGACCGCCTACAGCCGGGCAAAAGCAAAGGTAACTTGATCTCTACCATCTCGAAACCTCCCGGAGGCACGAAACCCGACGATTTACCCGGATCGGCGAAAATCAACAAAGAACCAGCTGCCAAGACCTCGGAGAACACGCATCGAATGAAACCAATGCTTAGTCTAGGATCCGTTCTGAGCACCGATGTAATCAACTTGGACGTTAACTCGAAAAAACACACGTTCTCCGATAACGATAGCGTTCCCAGCGATGACGAAGACCCATTCTCAGATGGTGAAGCTACCGCTTCTAACGAACACAATGAACCACAGGCCGAGAACTTAGCTTTAGACAAGGCGTACTCGGAGAGCGCTTATTTAGAAGAGAAGAAAGCGCAGGAGGAGAAACAACAAAGTGCTGAGACGAAACAGGAGGTGGCTTCTGGATCGAGTAACGGTTCCGGTGGTGGCAGTGGTGGTAACGTTGGTGGTGAAATGAAAGCTCCGGCTTCGGTTGGTGGTGGTAGCAGTGGTGTAACTTCTGCTGCTGCAGAGAAGAACGATAAACCTAAACCGAATTTGGGAGCTTGGTTTAAAGCATTCGGGGCACCGAAAGCTCAACAGACCCCGAAACGTAAACAGGAGAGTACGTTTAACGATAATCCGGCTACGCCTTTGGCCAACGAAGAACTAAAGGATGATTACGGTTCGACGAGCGGTAAAATGGCGTCGAAGAGTAACGAAGAAGACCGATACGATATCAACGAACCGCCTCCTCCCACTCCGGGAAGGTTCTTCTTGTACGAAGAAGACAGAGAGCGAAACGTTCCGGCTCCATTGCTTTCGCCGGATTTGAAACCGATGCGAAGGCAGCGTAAACTGAGCACCGGTAGCAGTATCTCGGAACGGTCGTCGTTCAGTCAGGACCCCAACGATCCGATGAATTCGCCTCATCCTAGTCTAGACGAGTCTTCGTACCAGTCTCCGCAACCCTACCATCACCAGTCACCTATACACAACACGGGCGCCCTCAAGGTGGGCTTTTACCAAGACACGTTCCCGAAATGCGGCTCCGACAAGAGCAACAGCTGCAGTCCTCGCGAGCCGATGAACAGCTGTAGTCCGCAGCATCCGATGTTTAGTCCCAGAGATTCGCTAGCCAGTCCTCGTGATTCGATAGCTAGCCCTAGAGATCCGATCTGTAGCCCGAAAATGGCCGAACCTGTCCATAGTCCGGGCGTTATACAGATGACCAGTCCGCATAATCCGATGCCTAGTCCCAGATACACACCTGTGGCCAGTCCTCGAGACCCTTACGCCGGCGAACCGGTTCATAGCCCTGTGTACGTGCCTAAGTCAGATCCGCAGCCGGCTAGCTCGCCTTATAAACCGTTCAGAAACGCTGCTACGCCTCAGCCTCCTCAGCCTGCACCGAATCCACCTCAGGAGAAGTCTCCTTTCTCGATATATCCGGTCAAGAAGAGGATATCGGCTGAGCTAGAGCAGACCTCGAAGCAGCAGGCTGAACAGCATGAGAAAATGGCCCAGTCTGAGAGCCCATTTGTGCCAGTGAGCAGCCATGATGGCGATCGTCATTTTACTCCTACTCCTGGGTGCCTTCCGCAGCATATTCTACCTCCTCATAATCCATACCCTCCTCCGCCGGATCCGGGTTCGATTCCGATGTCGATACCGCATCATCATCCGTTCATGGATACGTATTCGGATAATATCTTGCTCAGCTCGAATCCCTACTTCAGGAAGGACCTTTATGTGCCTGGTCAGCCTCCACCGATCGTCTCGTCGGCCTCATCCGGCCAGCCTTCTCATCTATCTTCGCTGTTTATGCAGCAATCCGAAGGAATGTACCAGAGTCCGGTGCCAGGCGATAAAATGGGCCAGAATCCGGCCTCGGGTCGTTACTCGCCGCCCCGACAGGCTTCTCCTATGGTCGGAGGACCTGCCGGATACGGTCGAGCTATCGATTTCACCGCTCCGGCCAAACCGAACGAGTCGTTCGCTGCGCAATATCATCATTCCAAGTTCCACGTAGTCAACGAAGCCGACGTAGCTTTGAATTACTCGAACAAGACTCAGCACGGGTATCCGCCGGGTATGAATTATCCGGCACCGCCTCCTTCGGAATCGGATCGAGCCAAGATGGAGGCTGAGTATCATCATCAACGAGCTGCCAAAATGGAATCACCTCTGCAGCCTTATCATCATCATGCTGCCGAAATGCACGAAAGAGCTGGGCCTCCTCCTCCGGCGACTCCTGTGGCTGTTTCATCGGAACAAATGTACCATGGATCGGCCCCTCATACCGGTTACCATCGATCCGGACCTAGTCCTTATGCCAATCCGCCCTCGTCGTCGGATTACTTCAACGGCaaacctcctcctcctcatcctGCTTCGAATTACCATCTGGCTGATCTCCGAGCAGCTTATCCGAGCTTCGCTAATCCGAACGAACGACAGATGCACGACGATAAACAGTATTACCAAACAGCTGCGGCTGCCAAAACTCATCATATGGATCAGGCTTACATGGCGGATCGATCGATGACCGAGCTAATCAATTCTCGCCAGCCTCATTTCAATCCTTTACCGAATATCTCGTCGGCTGCGGCCAAATTAACCTCGTCTGGCTCGATGGCAACGTCTGCTGCCAACAACAGATACGATCTGAGTTACCACAATAGACCTGAACCGATGCCTCCAGTCTCCGCAGCTCCACCAGCCCCACCGACTAAACCTCCGGCCAAGaaatcgtcatcgtcgtcgtcgaagaAAAAGAAAGCAGCTGCTGCGGCGGCGGCCGCAGCAGCAGCCGAACAGCAACAGGCAGCGAACGAATCGTCGCAGGCTCAGAATCCGTCCATGTATTACCATCACCTAGGCGGTGGCCAACCGAACGTGGGCGTGGGCGTTTCTCAGGACCTCAAGCATAACGGTATCGTTCCCGGCAGCGCTTTCAACTTTGGCACAGCTACCGCAGCTACGACGTTGAAAAGCGACTACCAGCAGTATTTCGATAACCTAAGAAGTAGTCGGTTTTTCGCCGAGACTGCCGCAGCAGCTGCTAATGAGAAACCGTCTCCGGGTCCGGCTCCGGCTGCGGTTAGTAACGCGTCGTTTCCGTTCTTGCCACCGCAGCGTGGATCTCCTTCGTTTAGCTTGGCTCATGCTCAGGCTTTCATGAATGCCAATGCGCCTCCGTGTCCTCCGGCTATATATTCGTCTCCGTTTCTACAACGACCGCCTGATGAGCTGCTCAGACCGATGATGCTCCAGCAGGGTCTGATGTCCGCTCATAACGGCGGGTATCCGCACGGGTATCTTAATATGCACGATCCGATTAACAGATCTCCTTGgttataa
- the LOC135845767 gene encoding chromatin remodeling regulator CECR2-like isoform X1, with amino-acid sequence MTNPVLEAKINDIHSWWEVPCIAHFCSLFRASFNLIDFDIEDLEEALLTDDASDSGNTLIQELIVRLLRGYYGNNSISTFNYQMFLRRLFRQKCREFNCYNPFDNDEDFQFLPMRTKVEILHMLCDFRLDADDVLDILKDLDSDSLRVHPLGYDANKSAYWYFYGTRLYREDYPKIKKEKEKKRGRKRKRGRNKEEESEEEEVELGSGIWQVICFTESDWERLAVNTEDATDKNEQALHQIIAEDFLPEIPKLFQEKERLQRKRFLELHPRKSSRIENLKRRKEEEMQYLEKYKRALSIQGTDSEEEVAAETNAKKAKKARHDRWKNRNTQKELYSDDDNSDTESLQESVTSYGSKPIIAGRGRQTNNSLSSATGEIIIHSAEKNRSPEWCDIRVEYLDIGLHKVLETLKKHEDAWPFKNPVDEKDAPNYYKVVKTPMSLRRMEEKLDCGKYKSVAEFKRDFQLIMANCKQYNGSRNEYTAMGENLEKVLQAGINKFFNSNNSSDGDDVTENSDFPDVNNGSHRRKKRKRRKRTTSKSTEDNDKENERKLSALDAPYSINSIESESRNADDALSIESRIGEHKPIKRGKGRPPKNASSFDAFDIVAEQTLRDINKWLNDTPKSTDFGSASNSPPPSNSPSDPIAIDVSLPTTGTHEKINPQKSNIRPFKHKELTKKRSLKENHHKHLQMIKQRRRDTQRTIDRLQPGKSKGNLISTISKPPGGTKPDDLPGSAKINKEPAAKTSENTHRMKPMLSLGSVLSTDVINLDVNSKKHTFSDNDSVPSDDEDPFSDGEATASNEHNEPQAENLALDKAYSESAYLEEKKAQEEKQQSAETKQEVASGSSNGSGGGSGGNVGGEMKAPASVGGGSSGVTSAAAEKNDKPKPNLGAWFKAFGAPKAQQTPKRKQESTFNDNPATPLANEELKDDYGSTSGKMASKSNEEDRYDINEPPPPTPGRFFLYEEDRERNVPAPLLSPDLKPMRRQRKLSTGSSISERSSFSQDPNDPMNSPHPSLDESSYQSPQPYHHQSPIHNTGALKVGFYQDTFPKCGSDKSNSCSPREPMNSCSPQHPMFSPRDSLASPRDSIASPRDPICSPKMAEPVHSPGVIQMTSPHNPMPSPRYTPVASPRDPYAGEPVHSPVYVPKSDPQPASSPYKPFRNAATPQPPQPAPNPPQEKSPFSIYPVKKRISAELEQTSKQQAEQHEKMAQSESPFVPVSSHDGDRHFTPTPGCLPQHILPPHNPYPPPPDPGSIPMSIPHHHPFMDTYSDNILLSSNPYFRKDLYVPGQPPPIVSSASSGQPSHLSSLFMQQSEGMYQSPVPGDKMGQNPASGRYSPPRQASPMVGGPAGYGRAIDFTAPAKPNESFAAQYHHSKFHVVNEADVALNYSNKTQHGYPPGMNYPAPPPSESDRAKMEAEYHHQRAAKMESPLQPYHHHAAEMHERAGPPPPATPVAVSSEQMYHGSAPHTGYHRSGPSPYANPPSSSDYFNGKPPPPHPASNYHLADLRAAYPSFANPNERQMHDDKQYYQTAAAAKTHHMDQAYMADRSMTELINSRQPHFNPLPNISSAAAKLTSSGSMATSAANNRYDLSYHNRPEPMPPVSAAPPAPPTKPPAKKSSSSSSKKKKAAAAAAAAAAAEQQQAANESSQAQNPSMYYHHLGGGQPNVGVGVSQDLKHNGIVPGSAFNFGTATAATTLKSDYQQYFDNLRSSRFFAETAAAAANEKPSPGPAPAAVSNASFPFLPPQRGSPSFSLAHAQAFMNANAPPCPPAIYSSPFLQRPPDELLRPMMLQQGLMSAHNGGYPHGYLNMHDPINRSPWL; translated from the exons GATTTAGATTCAGATAGCTTACGTGTCCATCCATTGGGCTACGATGCGAACAAATCGgcgtattggtatttttatgGCACCAGGTTATACAGAGAAGATTATCCAAAG attaaaaaagaaaaagaaaagaaacgagGCAGAAAACGCAAAAGAGGCCGcaataaagaagaagaaagcGAGGAAGAAGAAGTCGAATTAGGCTCCGGTATCTGGCAAGTTATCTGTTTCACCGAAAGCGATTGGGAAAGATTGGCGGTGAACACGGAAGACGCCACTGATAAAAATGAACAAGCTTTGCATCAAATCATAGCCGAAGATTTTCTCCCAGAGATACCTAAATTGTTTCAAGAAAAAGAACGTTTGCAAAG GAAACGTTTCTTGGAACTGCATCCTCGTAAGTCGTCTCGTATCGAGAACCTGAAAcgaagaaaagaagaagaaatgcAGTATTTGGAGAAGTACAAACGAGCTTTAAGTATACAAGGTACCGATAGCGAAGAAGAAGTTGCCGCCGAAACCAATGCGAAGAAAGCTAAAAAAGCTAG aCACGATAGGTGGAAAAATAGAAACACTCAAAAGGAATTGTACTCCGATGACGATAACAGCGATACCGAAAGTCTTCAGGAATCAGTAACGAGCTATGGGAGCAAGCCCATCATCGCCGGACGAGGCAGGCAAACGAATAATTCGTTATCATCCGCAACCGGAGAGATAATTATACATTCGGCGGAAAAGAATCGTTCTCCCGAATG GTGTGATATAAGAGTAGAATATCTTGACATAGGACTGCACAAAGTGTTGGAAACGCTGAAGAAACACGAAGACGCGTGGCCTTTCAAGAACCCAGTCGACGAGAAAGACGCGCCGAATTACTACAAAGTAGTGAAAACGCCGATGAGCCTGCGCAGGATGGAAGAGAAACTAGATTGCGGAAAGTACAAAAGCGTCGCCGAGTTTAAACGCGATTTCCAACTCATCATGGCAAATTGCAAGCAGTACAATGGCTCGAGGAATG aatatACGGCGATGGGCGAGAACCTCGAGAAAGTACTTCAAGCCGGTATCAATAAATTCTTCAACTCGAATAATTCGTCCGATGGTGATGACGTTACCGAAAATAGTGATTTTCCCGATGTAAACAACGGTTCGCATcggagaaagaaaagaaaaaggagGAAGAGGACGACCAGCAAAAGTACCGAAGATAATGATAAGGAAAATGAACGCAAATTGTCCGCCTTAGATGCACCTTATTCGATCAA TTCTATCGAAAGTGAAAGTCGTAATGCTGACGATGCTTTGAGTATCGAGTCTCGAATAGGTGAACATAAACCGATCAAAAGAGGTAAAGGGAGACCTCCGAAGAACGCTTCTTCTTTCGATGCCTTTGATATTGTTGCCGAACAAACTCTTAGG gaTATTAATAAATGGCTTAATGATACTCCTAAAAGTACGGATTTCGGATCAGCTAGTAATTCGCCGCCTCCCTCGAATTCACCTAGTGATCCGATTGCCATCGATGTCAGTCTACCGACGACCGGAACTCACGAGAAGATCAATCCGCAGAAATCAAATATTAGACCATTTAAGCATAAG GAATTAACAAAAAAACGATCACTCAAAGAAAACCACCACAAACACCTACAGATGATCAAACAACGCCGCCGCGATACCCAGCGAACAATCGACCGCCTACAGCCGGGCAAAAGCAAAGGTAACTTGATCTCTACCATCTCGAAACCTCCCGGAGGCACGAAACCCGACGATTTACCCGGATCGGCGAAAATCAACAAAGAACCAGCTGCCAAGACCTCGGAGAACACGCATCGAATGAAACCAATGCTTAGTCTAGGATCCGTTCTGAGCACCGATGTAATCAACTTGGACGTTAACTCGAAAAAACACACGTTCTCCGATAACGATAGCGTTCCCAGCGATGACGAAGACCCATTCTCAGATGGTGAAGCTACCGCTTCTAACGAACACAATGAACCACAGGCCGAGAACTTAGCTTTAGACAAGGCGTACTCGGAGAGCGCTTATTTAGAAGAGAAGAAAGCGCAGGAGGAGAAACAACAAAGTGCTGAGACGAAACAGGAGGTGGCTTCTGGATCGAGTAACGGTTCCGGTGGTGGCAGTGGTGGTAACGTTGGTGGTGAAATGAAAGCTCCGGCTTCGGTTGGTGGTGGTAGCAGTGGTGTAACTTCTGCTGCTGCAGAGAAGAACGATAAACCTAAACCGAATTTGGGAGCTTGGTTTAAAGCATTCGGGGCACCGAAAGCTCAACAGACCCCGAAACGTAAACAGGAGAGTACGTTTAACGATAATCCGGCTACGCCTTTGGCCAACGAAGAACTAAAGGATGATTACGGTTCGACGAGCGGTAAAATGGCGTCGAAGAGTAACGAAGAAGACCGATACGATATCAACGAACCGCCTCCTCCCACTCCGGGAAGGTTCTTCTTGTACGAAGAAGACAGAGAGCGAAACGTTCCGGCTCCATTGCTTTCGCCGGATTTGAAACCGATGCGAAGGCAGCGTAAACTGAGCACCGGTAGCAGTATCTCGGAACGGTCGTCGTTCAGTCAGGACCCCAACGATCCGATGAATTCGCCTCATCCTAGTCTAGACGAGTCTTCGTACCAGTCTCCGCAACCCTACCATCACCAGTCACCTATACACAACACGGGCGCCCTCAAGGTGGGCTTTTACCAAGACACGTTCCCGAAATGCGGCTCCGACAAGAGCAACAGCTGCAGTCCTCGCGAGCCGATGAACAGCTGTAGTCCGCAGCATCCGATGTTTAGTCCCAGAGATTCGCTAGCCAGTCCTCGTGATTCGATAGCTAGCCCTAGAGATCCGATCTGTAGCCCGAAAATGGCCGAACCTGTCCATAGTCCGGGCGTTATACAGATGACCAGTCCGCATAATCCGATGCCTAGTCCCAGATACACACCTGTGGCCAGTCCTCGAGACCCTTACGCCGGCGAACCGGTTCATAGCCCTGTGTACGTGCCTAAGTCAGATCCGCAGCCGGCTAGCTCGCCTTATAAACCGTTCAGAAACGCTGCTACGCCTCAGCCTCCTCAGCCTGCACCGAATCCACCTCAGGAGAAGTCTCCTTTCTCGATATATCCGGTCAAGAAGAGGATATCGGCTGAGCTAGAGCAGACCTCGAAGCAGCAGGCTGAACAGCATGAGAAAATGGCCCAGTCTGAGAGCCCATTTGTGCCAGTGAGCAGCCATGATGGCGATCGTCATTTTACTCCTACTCCTGGGTGCCTTCCGCAGCATATTCTACCTCCTCATAATCCATACCCTCCTCCGCCGGATCCGGGTTCGATTCCGATGTCGATACCGCATCATCATCCGTTCATGGATACGTATTCGGATAATATCTTGCTCAGCTCGAATCCCTACTTCAGGAAGGACCTTTATGTGCCTGGTCAGCCTCCACCGATCGTCTCGTCGGCCTCATCCGGCCAGCCTTCTCATCTATCTTCGCTGTTTATGCAGCAATCCGAAGGAATGTACCAGAGTCCGGTGCCAGGCGATAAAATGGGCCAGAATCCGGCCTCGGGTCGTTACTCGCCGCCCCGACAGGCTTCTCCTATGGTCGGAGGACCTGCCGGATACGGTCGAGCTATCGATTTCACCGCTCCGGCCAAACCGAACGAGTCGTTCGCTGCGCAATATCATCATTCCAAGTTCCACGTAGTCAACGAAGCCGACGTAGCTTTGAATTACTCGAACAAGACTCAGCACGGGTATCCGCCGGGTATGAATTATCCGGCACCGCCTCCTTCGGAATCGGATCGAGCCAAGATGGAGGCTGAGTATCATCATCAACGAGCTGCCAAAATGGAATCACCTCTGCAGCCTTATCATCATCATGCTGCCGAAATGCACGAAAGAGCTGGGCCTCCTCCTCCGGCGACTCCTGTGGCTGTTTCATCGGAACAAATGTACCATGGATCGGCCCCTCATACCGGTTACCATCGATCCGGACCTAGTCCTTATGCCAATCCGCCCTCGTCGTCGGATTACTTCAACGGCaaacctcctcctcctcatcctGCTTCGAATTACCATCTGGCTGATCTCCGAGCAGCTTATCCGAGCTTCGCTAATCCGAACGAACGACAGATGCACGACGATAAACAGTATTACCAAACAGCTGCGGCTGCCAAAACTCATCATATGGATCAGGCTTACATGGCGGATCGATCGATGACCGAGCTAATCAATTCTCGCCAGCCTCATTTCAATCCTTTACCGAATATCTCGTCGGCTGCGGCCAAATTAACCTCGTCTGGCTCGATGGCAACGTCTGCTGCCAACAACAGATACGATCTGAGTTACCACAATAGACCTGAACCGATGCCTCCAGTCTCCGCAGCTCCACCAGCCCCACCGACTAAACCTCCGGCCAAGaaatcgtcatcgtcgtcgtcgaagaAAAAGAAAGCAGCTGCTGCGGCGGCGGCCGCAGCAGCAGCCGAACAGCAACAGGCAGCGAACGAATCGTCGCAGGCTCAGAATCCGTCCATGTATTACCATCACCTAGGCGGTGGCCAACCGAACGTGGGCGTGGGCGTTTCTCAGGACCTCAAGCATAACGGTATCGTTCCCGGCAGCGCTTTCAACTTTGGCACAGCTACCGCAGCTACGACGTTGAAAAGCGACTACCAGCAGTATTTCGATAACCTAAGAAGTAGTCGGTTTTTCGCCGAGACTGCCGCAGCAGCTGCTAATGAGAAACCGTCTCCGGGTCCGGCTCCGGCTGCGGTTAGTAACGCGTCGTTTCCGTTCTTGCCACCGCAGCGTGGATCTCCTTCGTTTAGCTTGGCTCATGCTCAGGCTTTCATGAATGCCAATGCGCCTCCGTGTCCTCCGGCTATATATTCGTCTCCGTTTCTACAACGACCGCCTGATGAGCTGCTCAGACCGATGATGCTCCAGCAGGGTCTGATGTCCGCTCATAACGGCGGGTATCCGCACGGGTATCTTAATATGCACGATCCGATTAACAGATCTCCTTGgttataa